The Pongo abelii isolate AG06213 chromosome 7, NHGRI_mPonAbe1-v2.0_pri, whole genome shotgun sequence genome contains the following window.
ACAGTTTGCTCTTAGAAACTTTGTGTGGTTGGTTGTCTGATCTGTGACTTCCTTTAATTCACTTCTCTGAGTTCCTTAAAGGTAGGAATCATGTTTTATTCCTCTCATGGCCATATTTCCTTAAAAACTAGTTGGTGAACCATGGAAAATCTAGATTGCTCAAGCCGCCTTCTGCCAACAGAAATAATGTTGCCTTTCAGCATGGTTTGCTTTTCTGAAATTTTCAGTCATCCCACCCTTTAGAAGGAACAACTTTAGAGAATAAGACTGGCCCATATGCAACTCCCAGAATTTTCTCAGGAATGTTTCACAAATCTATTATTATTCTGGATACTGGTGAACAGATGCACGAGTGGCTCAGGCTTTGCCGCTGGCCTTCTCCGTGACTGTGTTTGCAGGGACAAAGCACGGTAGCAAACAACCTCAAAAAACCTCTGTGGCTTGAAAACACAAAGCTTAATCACTTGTCCATGCTTCTCTTCCACTGCAGGCTGGGAGTAGCGCCTGTATCCTCAGGCCCAGGTGAAATAATTTTCCCATCCTGAGCACAGCCAGGCTCACGGCAGAGGGGAGGGCGCGGGAACGTTGCGCGGCTTTTAAAGTTTCTGCCAATAAGGGGCAGAGtcacttccattccgttccattggcTGGGCCTGACCACGGGACGACTAGCAGAACCTTTCCATCCAGGAGAAGCAGAGAGTGTCTGGAGGAAGAATACAAACTGTCCCCAACTCCCAGAGTTAATCCTATGAATTCATCAACACGATGATACACTTGCCTCACTGGCTTTTTGTTCCAATAGACAGAATCATAGAGTCTTGTTGTGCTGAGACCTTGTAGGTCATGCAGTCCAGGGATGCAAAATTAGAAGACAATGACGAGTGCAAACCTGAGAGAGGAGGCGAACGGAGTCCGGAGGGTGGGGGCTGCGGGCTGAGCACACGCCCCACTGGGGAGCAGCCTTCTCTGCTGCAGCCAACGTTGCCCTAGAGAAATGAATGCAGGCCCAATGTTGGCAGCTATTCCAATgtgaaagaaactaaaaatccAGACTTTTATGTAACAATATTCTAATATTTACAACATTAAtcaactgggggaaaaaaagggtCCACAGAAATTTTGCAGCCTGTGAGCCACCCATTTCTACCCAAATTCAGCCCAAACCTCTAACTGCACAAGCTCACACAAATAGAGCAAAGCCAGAAAAAGTATCCAGAACTCCAGATGCACTTCACTACTAACAGGGGCCTCCAACCCTGGTAAGCATCGGAACCACACATCTAAACACTGAGGTGCCCTGCCAGGCCAGTGAAGTGCATGCTGCCCGTGTGTGACCCATTTTTAACCCCTAAAGGCATAATACATCAAATACTGTGAATTCAGTTAATAAGTTGAATTTACACCAGTCCTTCCTGATACAGCTGAATCAGGTCTTTCCCATTATTCACTCCTCAGTATATCACCCCTTCTGTTGAACAgaattaagtaaatatttaaaatttcttaccCAGGGGTCAGCAGATTATGATCCACAGGCCAAGCCCAGCCCATCTGCTTTTGTGTATAAAGTTCTCGTGGAACAGAGCTGTGAGCCTGCTGTGTGTGGGCTACGGCTGCCCCTGGACACAGCTGCAGAGCTGATTCCCGCACAGACCTCGGGGCCCACAGAGGGAGGAGCCGTCCCTCCATCATCCCCACTGAGCACCAGCCACCGCAGCCGCTAAAACCTGCGGAACACACTCCATGCCCCTTGTTGGCTTTCTTCACATAAAGTGGATAAAACCGGGTATTTACAGCCTAAAGCAGCCCATGCCAAGGCACTCCTCAGGGACTGAGCCTTTGTCACAGTCCTTGTGACTACAGCACGTCCATAGATGGGAGCTGGCCGAGGGATCCATGTGCCTCCAGCTTCTCAGAGCTGGAAAGAATCCATACTGGAAAAATGTTCCGTCAGTTCTCCTCCTTCTGAGAAAAAAAGACGGGGAGCTACATCAACTTTAAGGGTTACTGTTGCTTGAATGTAAGCATAATAAATATTCAGCATGTCTCCTAAGACCTGGAGCATCATCAGAGACCAAGCTTGGAAAACCACAAAGAATGACGCCCAGTTTCTAAGAGTCATTCCAGGCTTTACAATCAGCCCACAACCACCGAGTCCCAGGAAGCCCAGCCGAGGCCACGGCAGGTCCTGACGCAGCATCAGCCTGAGTCTGAGCCCGGAGGAGCTTCAGCTGCCACAGTCGCTGCGTGTGCTCATGGCTCGGGTGCAGGCCCAGCCACAGCGGACCAAGGGCAGGCTGAGATTTGGCCTGGACTGGTGGGCTGGCTCAAGGAGGGTGGCTTGAAAGAGaatagaaaggaaaagggaagaatgcAAGTGTTCAGGTGGTTCCCAGAGCCAGGAAGCAGCCACGTACCACAGAGAGAATTTCGCAGGTGCCACGGCCGTCCTCCAGTCACACCCGCCTCCGAGCTGTGCTGCCCGCTTCCTCCAGGGCCTCAAGGGTCCAGGATGCTGCTTCCTTAAAACGAATAATTTTCCTCCAGAAATCCGGTTCTCTCTCTCCAGGGTTCCAGTCATTCCTGGTGTTCAACTCCTTCAGGCGTGGGGAGGAAATTCCCGCAACAGCATCGCTTCTCGGGCGTGCAGTAAGTCAAACGGACATTTGGCTTGGCACACATTGAGCACTTAATACAATCTACTGGACAAGGAGGAACGCCTGGCTGACTCCAGATCGCAGCCACAAGGGGCTGGTGAACAAAGCTCTGGAGGGTCAGCATCTGCAGCTGGACAACAGGGACCCAGGTGTGGTGAGGCTCCATCCACCCCTCAGCTTCTCTGACAGTCTGACTCCCCCAGCCATCCTTGCCCCCGAGCCTTGCACACAGAGCATCCCTGGGAAGATCCAACCAGCTTCACCGACTTCCTTCCCTGTCCCAGCCCCACAGACACGTAACTGAGAGGGGGACATGCAGAGTGAGCTTCCAGCACGTGGGCACAGGAAGCGTGGACGCCGGCAGGAGAGGAAACTGCGGTGTCACTGCCCACCGGCCGTGGGGGCTGCACCCAGCGTGGCTCACAGGGGTGTCCTTGGTGTCACtggcttccacattttattctctCCACGCCAAGCGCACGTGGTGGGACCCGTGAATCTGTGCACACTTTCACTGCCATCATGTAAGCCACTCCGACCAgaaccatttttaatttttagaactattttctaatcttttcataaatttgagagaaagaaacatttcaagcaattcttgctaTTAGATAATGGCTAGCATTTATGCAGCACTGGGCCTCACAAAACACTCCATTCACATTGTTTCACTTCACCATCCTAACGGCCTGTGAAGCAGCCATCGCCAGACTTCACTGCGTCCACAACAGCATCTGTTGAAAAACACAGCCGTATGTTATGTGtcactgagaaagaaaataacactGCCGTTTAAGCCACAATACGTGGTGACTTGGAGCTGATGAAAAGCAGCATTTCCCACACTTTTCaaaagaggagagggaggtgGCAAGGTCATCCAGAGagcagtggcagagctgggttttCACTTGAGCCTGCAGAGTCTAAATGATGCACAGTGCGCTCTGCAGCTGGTCTCTGACTGCACACAGCAGGCGGACGCAACAGCTTCCCGCTCATGCTCCTGGGATGCTGGACACAACCAGGAACCTGGGGCTAGAAACTGAGTTCCCAGTGTGGGGAGAGGAAAGCCTCCCCTCCTTGCCTCTGGGATCTCCCCTCCCAGCCCATCTCCCCACACGTCCTGCCAAAGCAACGCCCTTCCTTGCAGCATTTCTGGAAGCTGATAGCAGCTACATACCTAGAGGAGCAACAGGAAAAGACTGGGAATCATCTTACTGTCCGAGACAGTGGAATCCATGTTTACAGTCTCCCAGACGGGGTAAAGTGGAAGATGGTCTTCCCAGTTCTCTGAAAGTCAGACTTCCTGGCTGGGTGGGCAGGCCCCGGGCTGCGCTGTCCCTGGACTCCACGTATGGGGAGCGTGATCCACACCATAGCTCAGAACAGCAGGAAGGAGAACCTCAGCAGGAACACGCGTTGCAGGAATCCCACAGCCTAGGCTGGTCGCCGACTCTTGTGTGGGCGCCCGTGCAGGTGTCCTTGTTTCCTGGAGAAAGCGGGCACTGCGTCAGGTGTCCTGGTTGCTAGAAAGGCTCTCCCAGGCTGGTCCTCTGGCATCTGCCGTGCGACTTCCTCCAGCTGATGGAACGTAAACAGAAACCAGCACATCAGCTCCAAGTGGAAGCTTCTGAGCCTGCAAGAGACCTTTGTGTCCACAGCATCTGAGCCCCCCACCTGGGTCCTGGGGGACACCACAGAGCAAAGCCCCCAGGTCAAATTTTATGTACATGTGACAAGAGcaaaaaataatgtcttttcttTCAAATCACTGAGATTTTCAAGCTGCTTGTCCCCATGGCGTAACCTGCCCTGACTGGACTCACACTCTGCTCTCCTGTGCCAAGCATCAATATGGATTTTTGGTGAAATTTTCCACATCGGCAGGGCAAGCCCCTGCGTGTTTCCTCAAGTGGAGGCAGTGAcagcaaaagcaaacattttggatcacacacaaatatttacaaataagatATGTTTAATGAGCATGATGCTTCATGCAATAATAGCAGTGGCAAAAATGGCCGACAGCTAAATTATTATTACATTCCCAGTGCTATTCCCAGTGTTTCTCTGTCACTGTATTTGCTGGTTTGCTGAGAGCACTATGAGATTCAGTGTTCCCCAGTGACTTCTCACATCGGCTAATTAATTCAGCAAAGCCCTTATTGGTGACTTCGTATGGCCTAATTGTGGCAATAACTTAGTATGATTAAACTTAATCAAACACCATGTCAGTAAATGACATGATGTCACTCCACCGATGACATTCATGAACGAAATATTAGGGCCCAAATATTCCTATAAGTAACTTTCCAGGACGCTGCTGGTGGTGTGTTCACAAGGTTACATAATCAGGAAATTAATTGCACCACATGCTGCATAATTTGGAGCAAATCATCCACCTGGGACCTCACCAGACTCTCCCCGTCAGCAGCGGCTTCTGCCTGGAGGCTGCAGACGGGAGCACAGAGGCCAGTCGGTCATTCCATCCCCACTTCCTAAAATCCAGCCCTGACTTCTTAATCTCAAGCCCAGTTCTCAGATTCAAGGCCTTCTCTTGCGTTGCTGTTGCCATATTCTAGAACGTTATTTAGACTAACAACTTAGGGCCAAAGACACGGATGATAATATGACCCAAAGAACAATCAATGCCGAGCAGGGGTGCGGGGTGCAAGGAAGGGCCCATCAGGAGCCTGGGCTGAGTGGATTTTCCGATAGGAGCACAAACTTCAATTCTGAGGTTCCTGTTagcaaaaaaatcattaaataagaGAACACTGAGAGCTATACTTTCACagctgaaaaaaatgttcatttctttAGAGAGACCTTTCCCACAGCCCTAACTGCTGCAGACCCCACTCC
Protein-coding sequences here:
- the LOC100443751 gene encoding LOW QUALITY PROTEIN: protein FAM87A-like (The sequence of the model RefSeq protein was modified relative to this genomic sequence to represent the inferred CDS: substituted 1 base at 1 genomic stop codon), translating into MLRQDLPWPRLGFLGLGGCGLIVKPGMTLRNWASFFVVFQAWSLMMLQVLGDMLNIYYAYIQATVTLKVDVAPRLFFSEGGELTEHFSSMDSFQLXEAGGTWIPRPAPIYGRAVVTRTVTKAQSLRSALAWAALGCKYPVLSTLCEESQQGAWSVFRRF